The DNA window TTGGCAGTGCTACTTTTTCTATATACTGATGAGATACAGATAGATCCTGAAACTGTGATGACAACACTGTATACCGCTAAGAAATATGCAGTATCCGCTTTAGAAAAGCATTGCGttgactttttaaaaaataatttgaccaGTGATAATGCTTTCTTGCTCTTAACGCAAGCTCGTCTGTTTGATGAACCGCAATTAGCCTCAGTATGTTTGGATACAATAGATAGATTTACAACTCAGGCCCTCAATGCAGATGGATTCACAGATATTGATATCGACACATTAATGATAGTCTTGGAAAGAGATACACTTCGTGTTAGGGAATCTAAGCTATTTCAGGCTGTTTTAAGGTATGCTGCAACTgtagaatgttttttttaattatatatattttttaaatttttgtaggtGGTCAGAGGCTGAATGTATAAGACAACAATTACCAGTCACTCCAGAAAATCAACGTCTGGTTCTAGGTAATGCTCTGTCATTGGTTCGTTTTCCACTTATGTCAAAAGAAGAATTTACAGCAGGTCCGGCACAATctggtttattaaattattcagagGCTAGTATTACAATACTTCttaagtacatattttttttataaattttctcattacatttttaaaaaaaaatttataaattttagaaaagctatattgtgtgtatgtgatatttaataaactaatatcTTATAggttttatctttattctcatattttatactGAATCCTAAACCTTCAGTGGGATTTCAAACAATGCCACGATGTTGTATGACAGGCAAGGAACAGACTGTGTGCAGATTTCAGCATACCAATAGTAGATGGGGATATTTTGGAACTAGTGATCGTATTCGGTAATTAAGTTTGAAGTCTATCATAGCACATAGTTAGCAATACTCATATACAATTGcccgatataaaatatttaaatttttgtaggtTTAGTGTGGATAGGCGTATTTTCCTTATTGGCTATGGAGTTTATGGCAGCACGCAAGAACCAGCGATATATGAAGTATCAGTGGAATTAATTCATACTGCATCGGGAAAAGTGATAGCTACAAATGCAACAAGTTTTAGCTGTGATGGATCAAAGTACACATACCGTCTAATGTTTAAAGAGTTAGCGGAGATCTTaccaaatacaatttatacagCATCAGCAACCTTCAAGGTTTTTATATCACAAActtgctatttatttaattattgttatatatatcgttatacatattttttataaaaaatacaatgtatatttatttcagggGCCATACTCATATTATGGCACAAAAGGATTAAGAACAGTATTAGTGGATTGTGATTCAGGAAATACAAAAGTGAAATTCGAATTCAGTAGCGAGTTGGGAGATAACAATGGTACATCCACTGATGAAGGTCAAATACCCGAGCTTATCTTTTACACGTAATatcttttgcatatataatattgacattCTTCATGTTTGTTTAATTGGCCATtggagataaattatatatgccgggttttgtcaattatatatcttgtgaTCATTTAAAGTACTTTGATTTAAGTGAGCCACACACAGGCATGCCAAAGGAGTTAACCCaagattttttcataattttataaataatcttcttGATTTTACTGATTgctatgattaataaatacaacattttgaaaaatatgcaaattttatggtaatttataatatcaatgaaattatatgcatttaatttttcagcaaatatatatacagaatattatatatatttttttccaaaatttaaacattaaaatgatttgaatGTGATGGCTGTtagaattgatatattattaattaattaaacaaataggATGTTTAGAAttgaaaa is part of the Cataglyphis hispanica isolate Lineage 1 chromosome 1, ULB_Chis1_1.0, whole genome shotgun sequence genome and encodes:
- the LOC126852921 gene encoding BTB/POZ domain-containing protein 1-like; protein product: MSTETTLNDVPNVASRLQSLRLATHGEDESDVTENATASSSTATGGNGSSSLREPLRNITLYRARRALNFVGDEDQPTTSSSVARSEASYSNGDNRPPINAANTSYLEGRPQNTIALENSSTQNQPAVTYNWQGTKATMRERIVFLFNNEILSDVTFLVGRGGAQQQRIPAHKLVLSSGSAVFDAMFNGTLATASSEIEVPDVEPAAFLAVLLFLYTDEIQIDPETVMTTLYTAKKYAVSALEKHCVDFLKNNLTSDNAFLLLTQARLFDEPQLASVCLDTIDRFTTQALNADGFTDIDIDTLMIVLERDTLRVRESKLFQAVLRWSEAECIRQQLPVTPENQRLVLGNALSLVRFPLMSKEEFTAGPAQSGLLNYSEVLSLFSYFILNPKPSVGFQTMPRCCMTGKEQTVCRFQHTNSRWGYFGTSDRIRFSVDRRIFLIGYGVYGSTQEPAIYEVSVELIHTASGKVIATNATSFSCDGSKYTYRLMFKELAEILPNTIYTASATFKGPYSYYGTKGLRTVLVDCDSGNTKVKFEFSSELGDNNGTSTDEGQIPELIFYT